From a single Bacillus sp. NEB1478 genomic region:
- the rpmG gene encoding 50S ribosomal protein L33: protein MRVNITLACTETGDRNYITTKNKRTNPDRLELKKYSPRLKKYTVHRETK from the coding sequence ATGCGTGTAAATATTACTTTAGCTTGTACTGAAACTGGTGATCGTAATTACATCACTACAAAAAACAAGCGTACAAATCCAGACCGTTTAGAGCTTAAAAAATACAGCCCACGTTTAAAGAAATACACAGTTCACCGTGAAACTAAGTAA